A region of the Halalkalicoccus tibetensis genome:
TGCTATATTCTGGAACATTATTTTTCATTTCGACAGTTGTCTTAGCATCAATACAAGTCTTTGTGCGAGTAATTGATTTCGGGATTGCGTTAAGATGGACTGAGGCGCTAGCTCGATTTGTCTTAATCGTTGGTACTTACTTCGGTGCTGCTGTTGCATCCCGGAATCGAGAACATATCCGTATACGGTTTGTCTTGGAAAAGTTAGAGGTAAAAAATCATACAGCACACTTAGTACTTAAGATAGCCATACAGCTAATCATTATCGTGTTTGTGTTAGTTGCAGTATGGGCAACAGGAGCTGCTGCAATAAGCAATATCAACACTGGTCTACCAGGGACTACATTTGTTACATCGGGCATGATTTACGCAGGAATTTGCATCGGATTCCTCTGCATGGGCGCATATGAAATCTCAATAACTAGGTATGATCTAGAAGAATTGGTCGATAATCGTTCAAGGACAACGAAAGAGGTAAAAGATGATTGAATTAGTAGTAGTAGCGACGCTCTTCCTTGGAGTGCTACTTGCACTATATGCAGTTGGTGTCCCCGTCGCAGTCGCAATGGGTATAACCAGTATTATTGTAATGGTTTCCCCTCTCGGGGGAGGATTTAATCTAGGAACTATTAGCAACCAATTGTTGTTTGGTCTCAATAGCTTCTCTTTGTTAGCTATTCCGTTTTACCTTCTCCTTGGCCGATTGATGAATTATATCGGTGTTACTGAACGTATTTTTCGATTTGCTAACGCCCTTGTAGGGCAATTTCGCGGAGGAATTGCTCACGTGAACGTTGTTGCGAGTGTGATTTTTTCAGGCATGTCTGGTGCTGCGGTAGCTGACGCAGCTGGTCTAGGCCGAGTTGAATATACCGCCATGAGGGACCATGGATACGACAAGAAATTCTCTCTGGGAGTTACTGGAGCATCCACAATTATAGGACCGCTGGTGCCGCCGAGTATTCCATTGATTATGTATGGTGTACTAGCTGAAGAGTCAATCGGGGATCTATTCTTGGGCGGTATATTCCCCGGTCTCTTGTTAGCACTCATTCTGGTCATTATGATTGTGATCCTCTCAAAAGTCAGAGGGTATGAGCCAGACGCAACTTTTGACAAACGAGAATTCTGGGAGAGCTTTAAAGGCGCATTTCTGGCAATTATGGTTCCGATACTGATTGTTGGCGGGATCCTCTCTGGCCTGTTCACCGCAACTGAAGCAGGAGCCGTCGCGGTAATATACACTCTATGTTTGGGTATGTTGTACGGTGAGATGACCTTAGGTGGATTAGCACAGGAATTGCAGGAAAGTATGGTAGAGACATTCGCACTTACGTTTATTATCGGTGTCGCAGCTCTTTATGGACTGGTCGCAGTCCAATTGCAGCTACCGATAATGATGGCTGATGCGATAACCGCGATCTCGGATAACGAGCTAATCGTGATTTTGCTATTGGTTGCTCTTTTACTCGTTGTTGGGACGTTTATGGAAACGATTGCCGCAATCACGATCCTGGTTCCAGTTATAGTTCCAATTCTTGATCAAGTTGGGATTGATCCTCTCTATTTCGGAATTGTAATGGTGCTTACCCTAATGATTGGGCTCCTCACGCCTCCCTTCGGAATCGTCCTGTTCGTGCTTGAGAAGGTAACTGACGCTTCATTAGAGGAAGTCATAAGAGGTATACTTTTATTCTATGTTCCAATGTTCTTGGTACTTCTTATCGTTATTCTATTTCCTGAGTTTGTTCTGTATATCCCTAACCTCTGAAATCCTCTACCACTGTTTGGGAGTATTAGCTGTGTTTATACCGTCTCGTATGTGACAACGTGTCGGGATAACAATAACCAAAGACTATTAATGATAGAAGAGAAACAAGGTTACAATGAGTGCAGAATTCACAGGCTATAGGCGTCCAGATGGTAGAATCGGGGTGCGTAATCATATAGCAGTTATACCAACTTCGGTGACAGCGAGTGCGGTTGCTAATCAAATTGCAGCAGAATCCGATACACAGGTGCGAGCCACTCCCCATCAGATTGGTGCCAGTCAACCTCGTGTAGCTCGCAAACACACAGAAAGGGTTCTCTGTGGTATTGGACAGAACCCCAATGTCGCAGCAACCCTACTAGTTGAACTGGGTACAGAGGATTCAGACGCAAATGAGTTAGCTGATCAAATTAGCGAGTCCGGCAAGCCAACGAGCACTCTGACTATTCGTGAGGTAGGTAGTGTTGCTGAAAGTATAAAAAAAGGAACTGATAAAGTAAGTGACTTCCAAGAGCATGCTAAAAAAGCCCGTCAAGAAAGCGCAGATATCTCAGAAATCATATTCGGTGTTGAATGTGGAGGAAGTGATGCAACTAGCGGTATTGCCGCTAATCCTGCTGTTGGTAGTGCTTCGGAACAACTTGTCGAAGCAGGAGGAACCGCTTGTTTTAGCGAAACGCCGGAATTCATCGGTGCAGAACATATATTAGCTGAGCGGTGTGTCAATGATGAAGTTCGTGCTAAGTTGCTAGAGAAGGTGGACAAGAGAGAAAAATTGGCTGACCTGATGGGCGTGGATATGCGAGGGGCTCAGCCTTCACCAGGTAACCAGGAAGGCGGACTAACAACCATCGAAGAAAAAAGTCTAGGCGCGATCTCGAAAGGAGGAAATGCACCTGTGCGTGGTATCGTTGATTACGCTGAACGTCTCCCTACTGGAGGTGGTCTTGTCCTCATGGATACGCCGGGTTATGATGTTGAAAGTGTAGTTGGAAAGGTAGCAGGAGGTGCACAAGTTATTGCATTCACTACTGGCCGGGGCAGCACTACTGGAAACCCGATAGCACCCGTCATCAAAGTAACTGGGAATCCGAACACCTGGTCGCGAATGAGCAACAACATCGATGTGAACGCAAGTACAGTAGTTCAAGGCGAGTCGCTCAGTTCTGTTGGGACACGTCTTCTTGAGAAGATTGTAGCAGTTTCAGATGGAGAACTTACTGAAGCAGAGCGGCGGGGTATGCAAGAGTTTGCAATCAATGAGTTGCAGCCAAAGGAACTTGCCTCTTTGGAGGAAATAGCATGAAAGGAAAGATACTAGATAATAAGGCTCTTGTCATGCATGCTGAAGATACTGTGGCAACCGCTCTCGAAGACTTGAAACCCGGACAGAAAATAAATAAGGATGACACTACTATCGAGATCAGCGACAGCATACCATTCGGTCATAAATTTGCTCTTTGCCCAGTGTCCGCTGGTGATCCTATCCAGAAGTATGGAGAAGTAATTGGTACCGCTGACAAAGATATCCATTCTGGAGCATGGGTACATACCCATAATTGCCGAAGCACTCGTGGTCGTGGCGATCTTGCCGCTAACAACGCGGCTTCTGGAGGTAAAAGCTAATGACCCTCCAGCAGGCTCATATCCAGTTCGATGGGTTTGAACGCTCAGCAGGTACTGTAGGGATTCGTAACCGGGTGCTCGTTCTTCCATCCGTCATCTGTTCGCATATTGTTGCTGAGAACATTGGAGAGCAAATCCAAAACGCGGTTGTTGCTCCGCATGACCATGGCTGTGCGCAGATCGGTTCGGATAAAGAACAAACCCAGCGAACCTACATCGGTATTGGAACTAACCCAAACATTGCAGGAGTGCTGGTCGTTGGTCTGGGATGTGAAGGGCTGCAGAGTGGAGACGTAGCCGAGCTGCTGGATCAGGCTGGATGCGCGGTCAAAGAAATCTCTATCCAGGACGTTGGTGGGACAGATCCGTGTATAGAGCAGGGAACTCAGATTGCTAAGGAACTCGTTTCTGATGCACAAACTACCGGCCGTGTCCACGCAGACTTATCAGATCTTACTGTAGGGATAGTGGCGAGCGACTGTGATTCAAGCAGTCTTGACATTGCAGATCCGATAATCGGGAAAGCAGCCAAGAGTGTCACGGAGGCTGGCGGTAGAGTCCTCGTTGCAGGTAGTGAGCGGGTCCTTCCTCATCGTGGTGCGCTGCAATCACGCCTTGATGCTACTGCACAGAATCAACTTGAAGAACTGTATGGGAGGCATGA
Encoded here:
- a CDS encoding TRAP transporter large permease: MIELVVVATLFLGVLLALYAVGVPVAVAMGITSIIVMVSPLGGGFNLGTISNQLLFGLNSFSLLAIPFYLLLGRLMNYIGVTERIFRFANALVGQFRGGIAHVNVVASVIFSGMSGAAVADAAGLGRVEYTAMRDHGYDKKFSLGVTGASTIIGPLVPPSIPLIMYGVLAEESIGDLFLGGIFPGLLLALILVIMIVILSKVRGYEPDATFDKREFWESFKGAFLAIMVPILIVGGILSGLFTATEAGAVAVIYTLCLGMLYGEMTLGGLAQELQESMVETFALTFIIGVAALYGLVAVQLQLPIMMADAITAISDNELIVILLLVALLLVVGTFMETIAAITILVPVIVPILDQVGIDPLYFGIVMVLTLMIGLLTPPFGIVLFVLEKVTDASLEEVIRGILLFYVPMFLVLLIVILFPEFVLYIPNL
- a CDS encoding UxaA family hydrolase; the protein is MKGKILDNKALVMHAEDTVATALEDLKPGQKINKDDTTIEISDSIPFGHKFALCPVSAGDPIQKYGEVIGTADKDIHSGAWVHTHNCRSTRGRGDLAANNAASGGKS
- a CDS encoding UxaA family hydrolase; amino-acid sequence: MTLQQAHIQFDGFERSAGTVGIRNRVLVLPSVICSHIVAENIGEQIQNAVVAPHDHGCAQIGSDKEQTQRTYIGIGTNPNIAGVLVVGLGCEGLQSGDVAELLDQAGCAVKEISIQDVGGTDPCIEQGTQIAKELVSDAQTTGRVHADLSDLTVGIVASDCDSSSLDIADPIIGKAAKSVTEAGGRVLVAGSERVLPHRGALQSRLDATAQNQLEELYGRHEGNVSRTARVEEKARQVDFEALSRLWDDQPIDEIIPYGGTPNFKTGVGLLDAPSRFSEAATGLAAAGAQLVLHSTSEGIPAGHPLVPILKITGDEDTYAALPNDIDINANAASADDVLQAIGETANGEQTCTEKHGLTTFAITRVGPSM
- a CDS encoding TRAP transporter small permease; its protein translation is MDIDQSLGLEKSSVFDRLVLYSGTLFFISTVVLASIQVFVRVIDFGIALRWTEALARFVLIVGTYFGAAVASRNREHIRIRFVLEKLEVKNHTAHLVLKIAIQLIIIVFVLVAVWATGAAAISNINTGLPGTTFVTSGMIYAGICIGFLCMGAYEISITRYDLEELVDNRSRTTKEVKDD
- a CDS encoding UxaA family hydrolase, coding for MSAEFTGYRRPDGRIGVRNHIAVIPTSVTASAVANQIAAESDTQVRATPHQIGASQPRVARKHTERVLCGIGQNPNVAATLLVELGTEDSDANELADQISESGKPTSTLTIREVGSVAESIKKGTDKVSDFQEHAKKARQESADISEIIFGVECGGSDATSGIAANPAVGSASEQLVEAGGTACFSETPEFIGAEHILAERCVNDEVRAKLLEKVDKREKLADLMGVDMRGAQPSPGNQEGGLTTIEEKSLGAISKGGNAPVRGIVDYAERLPTGGGLVLMDTPGYDVESVVGKVAGGAQVIAFTTGRGSTTGNPIAPVIKVTGNPNTWSRMSNNIDVNASTVVQGESLSSVGTRLLEKIVAVSDGELTEAERRGMQEFAINELQPKELASLEEIA